Below is a genomic region from candidate division KSB1 bacterium.
GGGACGCCTCTAAAGGTAGGGTCGCCTTTTGGGATGCCCATGTCCTGATAGGCGAGCTCGTCCGAAGCAATGGTGTACTCCTCCCCAGGGAAGCCTTTGCGGTCCACCGGCAGATGGTATTCTTTGCCAGCCGCATCGATGGCAGTGACGTGCAGCCAAACGATGCGGTCTTCAACGGAGCCGGTGGGGAACTTGTGGCCCGGCTTGGCGCTGAAGAGTTGCACTTGAATGACCACCGTCCCGCCGCGCTCCACCTCGCGCTCATCCGGGTGCATGCGCAGCTCGATAGCGCTTGCCACCTTGCCAGGGTCGTGCGCCCCGTGGAAAAGGTGCAGGGCGATGGTATCTTCCTCGGCCATGATTGCATTGCGCCCGACTGTTTTCGGCATGTGGCAGTCCATGCAGACCACGCCCTCTTTGCTGTAGGGCCCTTCTTTCCACTCCAGCTGTGTGGACTTGACCCATACGCCGTAGGGGTTCCGCTCGTTGTGGCAATTGGCGCAGAGCTCTGTCTTGGTGAAGAGGGGCAAGTACTGCGTGTCATGGTGTGGCGATTTGCGTCCAGCCTTGGGACCGTACTTGGTGCGCCCCGGCGAGGAGGTGTAGCTAAAGTTGTAAGGAATCTCCCCTTCGTACCCGGCTATGGTATGGCAGAGGTCGCAGCTCACGCTCTCATTGGCGCGCGAATTCTCTGCCGGTCGCGGTGGCGGCACGTCGCCGGCCAGGAAG
It encodes:
- a CDS encoding multiheme c-type cytochrome, which codes for MRSLSIVAILVLSASIGWSQALPSGDKALGTKKYDQFERPEVCKSCHGDFYQQWRQAMMSQAYTHHWDEIEYFDLAVAHAAKVPSLKPVVDGCNGCHAPLAFLAGDVPPPRPAENSRANESVSCDLCHTIAGYEGEIPYNFSYTSSPGRTKYGPKAGRKSPHHDTQYLPLFTKTELCANCHNERNPYGVWVKSTQLEWKEGPYSKEGVVCMDCHMPKTVGRNAIMAEEDTIALHLFHGAHDPGKVASAIELRMHPDEREVERGGTVVIQVQLFSAKPGHKFPTGSVEDRIVWLHVTAIDAAGKEYHLPVDRKGFPGEEYTIASDELAYQDMGIPKGDPTFRGVPRDGVPLGDRIFRMPYFDPQGHMTIMQWNTKSLGVDYRIGPRETKIETFTWRIPDDIAPGKVILKAELNYQKLVKPVADYLGVPAEESEVIPVNSASTWIEVYE